The Methanobacterium lacus genome includes a region encoding these proteins:
- a CDS encoding ion transporter translates to METKFNIRNLFEAFIIILIIADLVMLMLITFTSVSYSIFVSVIYFDLMVCIILFFDFIHRMRKETDKKQFIKRNWPDIIAMIPFDIFALNPTYVFFARFLRIFRLARLFALFRREWKYISSFFKQTHINFAFGMLLFTLFAGTIIFYIVENGSNPSIHSFWDALWFTVTTMVAGNSNISPATYDGEAISVFMMLIGVSFVGVLTASLASWLMSKSKKTEDEREERIKNIETSLQDIKKEITELSDLLKKE, encoded by the coding sequence ATGGAAACTAAATTCAACATCAGAAATCTGTTTGAAGCCTTCATTATTATTTTGATCATCGCAGACCTTGTAATGTTGATGTTGATAACCTTCACCAGTGTCAGCTACTCTATATTTGTATCTGTTATTTATTTCGATTTAATGGTGTGCATAATATTATTTTTTGATTTTATCCACAGGATGCGTAAAGAAACTGATAAAAAACAGTTCATTAAACGTAACTGGCCTGATATCATCGCCATGATCCCCTTCGATATTTTCGCACTGAATCCTACCTACGTGTTCTTTGCAAGGTTCCTTAGAATTTTCAGGTTGGCAAGATTGTTTGCGCTCTTCAGACGTGAGTGGAAGTATATATCCTCATTTTTCAAGCAGACACACATCAACTTTGCATTTGGAATGTTACTTTTCACGCTCTTTGCAGGTACCATCATATTTTACATCGTAGAAAACGGCTCAAATCCCAGCATACACTCATTTTGGGATGCTCTGTGGTTCACAGTCACCACCATGGTTGCAGGAAACAGTAACATCAGCCCAGCCACCTACGATGGCGAAGCCATATCTGTTTTCATGATGCTTATAGGTGTATCATTTGTAGGTGTTCTAACAGCATCACTTGCATCGTGGTTAATGAGCAAATCAAAGAAAACTGAAGATGAAAGGGAAGAAAGGATAAAAAATATTGAAACTTCCCTTCAAGACATTAAAAAAGAAATAACTGAACTCTCAGATTTGTTAAAAAAGGAGTAG
- a CDS encoding DUF5518 domain-containing protein has protein sequence MYIKGAKGPDGSNTNIVVQFVEGLLLYNLWMICIRLGKIFGVDNNMLNWKYIFLGATLVVVLGLFLRIVEYGTFIGMFVPGIIVGYLVNNDYKNGAKNGIITGIIGGFILGILLVIPLLNLPSANHIIFYLFVGGIINAIFTMILDAIGGIIGVIIRNKIY, from the coding sequence ATGTATATTAAGGGTGCAAAGGGTCCCGATGGGAGTAATACAAATATTGTGGTGCAGTTCGTGGAAGGATTGCTACTTTACAATCTTTGGATGATTTGTATAAGGCTTGGAAAGATCTTTGGAGTTGATAATAATATGTTAAATTGGAAATATATTTTTTTAGGAGCGACTTTGGTTGTGGTACTAGGACTATTTCTACGAATAGTTGAGTATGGTACTTTTATTGGTATGTTTGTTCCGGGGATAATCGTGGGATACCTTGTCAACAACGATTATAAGAATGGTGCTAAAAATGGAATTATTACCGGAATTATAGGGGGATTTATTCTGGGAATTTTGCTTGTTATACCTCTTCTTAATCTACCATCAGCTAATCATATAATATTTTACTTATTCGTGGGTGGAATTATCAATGCGATTTTCACAATGATTTTGGATGCTATAGGTGGAATTATAGGAGTTATAATACGGAATAAAATATATTAA